The following proteins are encoded in a genomic region of Micromonospora olivasterospora:
- a CDS encoding polysaccharide deacetylase family protein codes for MSEPISPNGPVKVAITVDDFLQWKMVPFPTGYSAERVVSSLTSAFADFGITDCYAFFSTGPMEQDPSLREQVEAWCAAGHHVGNHTHNHASPDWVPASAFTADIKLSEDYIGSFIEAAPVKYFRYPMDMWGAEAEKVADIHHFLAKENYIPAPVSYWFYDAQFVAPYWRAVESADSDAAAWLVRTYAETAVDQLRRHAAVSREMFGRDPIFISVFHGTAVTSDSVRPMLEALVAAGVEFVSLEKGMRDPLNALPAPMHTRLFRNSTQKWADHLGVSFEGTPPLETLSRMEAVSPREGMSYEDVFGAMRNHAAKEVGGTVAGGEFDWQSAVRPIHD; via the coding sequence ATGAGCGAACCGATTTCTCCGAACGGCCCGGTGAAAGTAGCCATTACGGTGGACGACTTCCTGCAGTGGAAGATGGTGCCGTTTCCGACCGGATACAGCGCTGAGCGCGTGGTGTCGTCATTGACCTCGGCATTCGCTGATTTCGGGATCACCGATTGCTATGCGTTCTTCAGCACGGGTCCTATGGAGCAGGATCCGAGTCTGCGCGAGCAAGTCGAAGCGTGGTGTGCGGCAGGGCACCACGTCGGAAACCACACGCACAATCACGCCAGCCCCGATTGGGTACCGGCCAGTGCATTCACTGCAGACATCAAACTCTCCGAGGACTATATCGGCAGCTTCATCGAGGCGGCTCCGGTGAAGTACTTCCGGTATCCGATGGACATGTGGGGCGCCGAGGCCGAAAAGGTTGCCGACATTCACCACTTCTTGGCCAAGGAGAACTACATCCCGGCGCCGGTCAGCTACTGGTTCTATGACGCTCAGTTCGTTGCGCCGTACTGGCGGGCAGTCGAGAGCGCGGACTCCGACGCGGCCGCTTGGCTGGTGCGGACTTACGCAGAAACGGCGGTCGACCAGCTCCGGCGCCACGCGGCGGTTTCCCGTGAGATGTTCGGCCGCGACCCGATCTTCATCTCGGTTTTTCACGGTACGGCTGTTACGTCCGATTCGGTACGCCCGATGCTTGAGGCTCTGGTCGCGGCCGGAGTCGAGTTCGTATCGCTCGAAAAAGGGATGCGGGATCCGTTGAACGCGCTCCCAGCACCAATGCACACCCGCCTCTTCCGAAACAGCACCCAGAAGTGGGCCGACCACCTCGGTGTCTCCTTCGAGGGGACTCCGCCGTTGGAGACGTTGTCCAGGATGGAGGCGGTCAGTCCGCGCGAGGGGATGTCCTACGAGGATGTCTTCGGCGCGATGCGCAACCACGCCGCTAAGGAAGTTGGCGGCACAGTTGCTGGCGGCGAGTTCGACTGGCAGAGCGCGGTGCGGCCGATCCATGACTGA
- a CDS encoding transposase → MISTVDPQARHGHKTSARGFDGYKGHIAADPDSEIITATEVSAGNQGDAQTAADLLIDLLPDTDGQDDTDGQDDTDGQDGQSGQDGGQDRPAVYGDAAYGAAEFLEKLDDAGTEATVETQPATNAGGRFTKDALGIDLDADTVTCPNQTTVPIRRNRAGDGTADLGTACATCPLAARCTTSKSGRKVAVGRHERLPARARAASTDPARRADYRATRPKIRRKLAHLMRHRHGGGRARMRGRTKIAADFSLLAAAVNLARLSVLAIRWTRPGTWAVATR, encoded by the coding sequence GTGATCTCCACGGTGGATCCGCAGGCCCGGCACGGGCACAAGACCTCGGCGCGGGGTTTCGACGGGTACAAGGGCCACATCGCCGCCGACCCGGACAGCGAGATCATCACCGCGACCGAGGTGAGCGCGGGCAACCAGGGCGACGCGCAGACCGCCGCTGACCTGCTCATCGACCTGCTGCCCGACACCGACGGGCAGGACGACACCGACGGGCAGGACGACACCGACGGGCAGGACGGCCAGAGCGGGCAGGACGGCGGTCAGGACCGGCCAGCCGTCTACGGTGATGCCGCCTACGGTGCTGCGGAGTTCCTCGAGAAGCTGGACGACGCCGGTACCGAGGCCACGGTCGAAACCCAGCCGGCGACCAACGCGGGCGGCCGGTTCACCAAAGACGCCCTCGGCATCGACCTCGACGCCGACACGGTGACCTGCCCGAACCAGACCACCGTGCCGATCCGCCGGAACCGTGCCGGTGACGGCACCGCCGACCTCGGCACCGCCTGCGCCACCTGCCCCCTGGCCGCGCGGTGCACCACGTCGAAATCCGGCCGGAAGGTCGCGGTCGGCCGCCACGAACGGCTGCCGGCCCGAGCCCGGGCCGCCAGCACCGACCCCGCCCGGCGGGCCGACTACCGGGCCACCCGGCCGAAAATTCGACGCAAACTCGCCCACCTGATGCGACACCGCCACGGCGGCGGACGCGCCCGGATGCGCGGCCGCACCAAGATCGCCGCCGACTTCAGCCTCCTCGCCGCCGCCGTCAACCTCGCCCGGCTCAGCGTGCTCGCGATCCGCTGGACCCGGCCGGGAACCTGGGCCGTGGCCACCCGATGA
- a CDS encoding transposase, whose protein sequence is MVRGDQESLTDGEQALPAQFKADAVALYRSRPGATIAQIADDLGVNRETLRCWVRADDQRRGADEACRQDMGFSGAIVVPLLRTIANDLLRATGVPKVEACPDGVPGRRRAPVIGAGFDNQRRRDVPDAAPARYLRTGHYV, encoded by the coding sequence ATGGTCCGGGGAGATCAGGAGTCCCTGACAGATGGTGAACAAGCACTACCAGCGCAGTTCAAGGCCGACGCGGTGGCGTTGTACCGGTCTCGGCCTGGTGCGACGATCGCGCAGATCGCTGACGATCTCGGGGTCAACCGGGAGACGTTGCGTTGCTGGGTCCGCGCCGATGATCAACGGCGGGGGGCCGACGAGGCGTGCCGGCAGGACATGGGGTTCTCCGGCGCGATCGTCGTCCCGCTGTTGCGGACCATCGCCAACGACCTGCTCCGGGCCACGGGTGTCCCCAAGGTCGAGGCGTGCCCAGATGGTGTGCCGGGCCGCCGCCGGGCACCGGTGATTGGCGCGGGATTCGACAACCAGCGTCGGCGCGATGTGCCGGATGCCGCGCCTGCCCGATATCTCCGGACAGGCCACTATGTCTGA